The following proteins are encoded in a genomic region of Spirochaetales bacterium:
- a CDS encoding zinc-ribbon domain-containing protein, whose amino-acid sequence MLSKEKLKTHSLAARNPELAKQWHPTKNGSLTPSDVAYHSARYVWWLCENGHAWRTQMNHRAKGCGCPYCINKFVCEDNSLKTVKPSLADEWHPRKNGILTPENVTYRSSLSVWWQCTFGHEWKARILYRSVGGKCPYCSGTYLCKESSLASVYPDLAAEWHPTKNGDLTPFDFLPSSNKKVWWRCKKGHAWKAGIAYRKYRGCPYCAGKRVSPENCFGTTYPDYAAEWHPSKNGTLTAKEVTVNSHKKVWWRCANSHEWQSTIVYRSKGYGCPYCDGRIHRKKSK is encoded by the coding sequence ATGCTTTCCAAAGAAAAACTCAAAACACATTCGCTTGCCGCAAGAAATCCCGAACTCGCAAAACAGTGGCATCCGACGAAAAACGGTTCCCTCACCCCTTCCGATGTGGCTTATCATTCCGCCCGATATGTCTGGTGGCTGTGTGAGAACGGGCATGCGTGGAGAACACAGATGAATCACCGCGCCAAGGGTTGCGGATGTCCCTACTGTATCAACAAATTTGTTTGCGAGGATAATTCGCTAAAGACTGTCAAGCCTTCCCTCGCTGACGAATGGCATCCGAGAAAAAACGGTATCCTCACTCCCGAAAATGTTACTTACCGTTCAAGCTTGAGTGTCTGGTGGCAATGCACGTTCGGACATGAGTGGAAGGCCCGCATTTTATATCGATCGGTGGGCGGTAAATGTCCATATTGCAGCGGAACATATTTGTGTAAGGAAAGTTCTCTTGCCTCTGTCTATCCGGATCTTGCAGCAGAATGGCATCCAACGAAAAACGGAGATCTCACTCCGTTTGATTTCCTTCCCAGCAGCAACAAAAAGGTTTGGTGGCGATGCAAGAAAGGTCATGCATGGAAAGCGGGTATTGCCTATAGAAAATACCGAGGATGTCCCTATTGTGCCGGGAAAAGGGTCAGCCCTGAAAATTGTTTCGGGACCACCTATCCGGATTATGCGGCCGAATGGCATCCGAGTAAAAACGGCACCCTCACGGCAAAAGAAGTGACCGTTAATTCCCATAAAAAAGTCTGGTGGCGATGTGCTAACAGTCACGAATGGCAATCGACGATTGTCTACCGAAGCAAGGGATATGGGTGCCCCTATTGTGACGGTCGGATACATCGTAAAAAATCAAAATAA
- a CDS encoding single-stranded DNA-binding protein, which produces MNQLNSVLLEGNLVRDPESTVTPSGAPVCHFSIASDRFYKKNDDFEKEVSFFDIQVWNNLAETCAGYLKKGRGVRIVGRLKQDRWTDSRGKSKFRVYVVAEHVEFKPQYQPGKAHVTA; this is translated from the coding sequence ATGAATCAATTAAACTCTGTTCTTCTGGAAGGGAACCTGGTGAGGGATCCCGAATCGACCGTTACCCCCTCCGGGGCCCCGGTGTGTCATTTCTCGATCGCATCAGACCGGTTTTACAAAAAGAATGATGACTTTGAAAAAGAAGTTTCATTCTTTGACATCCAGGTCTGGAACAACCTTGCCGAAACGTGCGCCGGATACCTGAAGAAAGGCCGCGGCGTGCGGATCGTCGGCCGGCTGAAACAGGACCGGTGGACCGACAGTCGAGGCAAATCGAAATTCCGGGTGTATGTTGTTGCAGAACATGTCGAGTTCAAGCCGCAGTATCAACCCGGGAAAGCACATGTAACAGCGTAA
- a CDS encoding DUF932 domain-containing protein, with protein MKGNVESLAALDRMIRQREQEKNDLLVDARELLMVDDDLLRLGERTYSIGEVAHSQISEKLGIPKRYYDRMTMIPGLRTHNVNQWSSRAPEKKRRFVRTVGHHVRAVLSERFRPIDDILIMHALRPVLREHEELCIPSICVTERRLYIEIVFPMIAKEVLPGDVVHAGVILTNSEVGLGALDISTVVWRLVCSNGLIGQSLLNKYHIGPAIGNGSQAYDFFSSETIEAEIESFRLELRDTLRYAVSEDLFHSIVSRLVKAAGQAIPNVSKTIENVTKRWQFTESEKDIVTDNMVAGGMKTRWGLVNSITAMAHRVDDHDRQYDYERIGNEVITLSDREWEEITA; from the coding sequence ATGAAAGGTAATGTTGAAAGTCTTGCCGCGCTCGATCGGATGATCAGGCAGCGGGAACAGGAAAAAAACGATCTGCTTGTCGATGCAAGGGAACTCTTGATGGTCGACGATGACCTGTTGCGACTCGGCGAGCGGACCTATTCTATCGGTGAGGTTGCGCATTCTCAGATATCGGAGAAACTCGGTATCCCGAAACGCTACTATGACCGGATGACCATGATTCCGGGGCTTCGGACGCATAACGTCAATCAATGGAGTTCCCGTGCGCCTGAGAAAAAGAGGCGGTTCGTGAGAACCGTGGGACACCATGTACGGGCGGTATTGAGCGAACGGTTCCGGCCGATCGACGATATCCTCATCATGCACGCCTTGCGTCCCGTGCTTCGGGAGCATGAGGAACTGTGTATTCCTTCGATCTGTGTCACCGAACGCAGGTTATATATCGAAATCGTTTTTCCAATGATAGCAAAAGAGGTGCTTCCCGGTGATGTCGTTCACGCGGGGGTGATCCTCACCAACTCAGAAGTCGGTCTCGGTGCCCTCGATATATCAACGGTCGTCTGGCGGCTTGTGTGCAGCAATGGCCTGATCGGCCAATCGCTTCTCAACAAATACCATATCGGTCCTGCGATCGGAAACGGGAGTCAGGCGTATGACTTCTTTTCATCCGAAACCATCGAGGCTGAAATCGAATCGTTTCGACTGGAGCTCAGGGACACGTTACGCTACGCGGTCTCGGAAGACCTCTTTCACTCGATCGTTTCACGGCTTGTGAAGGCGGCCGGACAGGCGATTCCCAATGTATCAAAGACGATCGAGAACGTGACAAAGCGGTGGCAGTTTACGGAGAGCGAAAAGGATATCGTGACCGATAACATGGTGGCCGGCGGGATGAAAACAAGATGGGGCCTCGTCAACAGTATCACGGCGATGGCGCACCGGGTCGATGACCATGACCGTCAGTATGATTACGAGCGGATCGGAAACGAGGTGATTACCCTGAGTGACCGTGAATGGGAGGAAATCACCGCATAA
- a CDS encoding DNA repair protein RadC yields the protein MAEINKSIDNHIGSFKQSERIVRLKELDKYSVSELREALYARAPVKGLKIRYPHDIVIHLASYAVESQEYFLVITLNGAHEVIAVHEISKGIVNRAIVHPREVFRAAIADNAAAVIISHNHPSGNVDPSPEDRSITNTLVSAGKIICIEVLDHVILGAETYYSFQENGILSS from the coding sequence ATGGCTGAGATAAATAAATCCATTGATAATCACATTGGCTCGTTCAAACAATCCGAAAGGATTGTTCGGCTTAAGGAGCTTGACAAGTACAGTGTTTCCGAGCTTCGTGAAGCGCTGTATGCCCGGGCCCCGGTAAAAGGGTTAAAAATCAGGTATCCCCATGACATCGTTATCCATTTGGCGTCGTATGCCGTTGAGTCTCAGGAGTATTTCCTCGTTATTACCCTTAACGGCGCACATGAGGTGATTGCCGTTCACGAAATTTCAAAGGGTATCGTCAACCGGGCGATCGTTCATCCCCGCGAGGTGTTTCGCGCCGCGATCGCAGACAATGCCGCTGCCGTCATTATTTCTCACAATCATCCGTCGGGAAACGTCGATCCGAGCCCCGAGGATCGTTCCATAACCAATACGCTTGTTAGTGCCGGCAAGATAATCTGCATCGAAGTGCTCGATCATGTTATTCTGGGTGCCGAGACCTACTATTCATTTCAGGAAAACGGCATTCTCTCGTCGTGA